From the Rhodothalassiaceae bacterium genome, one window contains:
- the sipF gene encoding signal peptidase I, which translates to MRERSQARTGEGEAAAEGTGLGHWLRELVTVLVIAVIASVGIRSFLVELFNIPSESMLPTLMIGDYLAVSKYSYGYSRHSFPFSPPLFEGRIFGRAPERGDVVVFKLPRDGRTDYIKRVIGLPGDRIQMIGGQLFINGEPVRREHVADFRVRVSPYNRCPQFMQEEDSQGRRWCRYPQYRETLPNGVSYMTLDLEPQGPGDNTRVFTVPPGHYFMMGDNRDNSADSRRPRSIGVGFVPAENLVGRAEFIIFSTDGSARWWNPVSWFTAIRWNRLLTSLRPARAADEMPGRTRPAAAS; encoded by the coding sequence ATGCGGGAACGAAGCCAAGCGCGGACCGGCGAAGGCGAGGCGGCGGCCGAGGGCACCGGGCTCGGCCACTGGCTGCGCGAGCTCGTGACCGTTCTCGTCATCGCCGTGATCGCGTCGGTCGGGATCCGCAGCTTCCTCGTCGAGCTCTTCAACATCCCCTCCGAGTCCATGCTGCCGACGCTGATGATCGGCGACTATCTGGCGGTCAGCAAGTATTCCTACGGCTACTCGCGCCATTCCTTTCCCTTCAGCCCGCCGCTGTTCGAGGGCCGCATCTTCGGGAGGGCCCCGGAGCGCGGAGATGTCGTCGTCTTCAAGCTGCCGCGCGACGGCCGCACCGACTACATCAAGCGGGTGATCGGCCTGCCGGGCGACCGCATCCAGATGATCGGCGGCCAGCTCTTCATCAACGGCGAGCCGGTCAGACGCGAGCATGTCGCGGATTTCAGGGTGCGCGTCAGCCCCTACAACCGCTGTCCGCAGTTCATGCAGGAGGAGGACAGCCAGGGCCGCCGCTGGTGCCGCTATCCGCAGTACCGTGAGACGCTGCCCAATGGCGTCAGCTACATGACGCTCGACCTCGAGCCCCAGGGCCCAGGCGACAACACCCGCGTCTTCACCGTGCCGCCCGGCCACTACTTCATGATGGGCGACAACCGCGACAATTCGGCGGACAGCCGGCGGCCGCGCTCCATCGGCGTCGGTTTCGTGCCGGCGGAGAATCTCGTGGGCCGGGCCGAGTTCATCATCTTTTCCACCGACGGCAGCGCGCGCTGGTGGAACCCGGTGAGCTGGTTCACCGCGATCCGCTGGAACCGGCTGCTGACCAGCCTGCGCCCCGCACGCGCCGCCGACGAAATGCCCGGCAGGACCCGGCCGGCGGCGGCGTCCTAG
- the rpmF gene encoding 50S ribosomal protein L32 encodes MAVPKKKVSRMRRNNRRSHHALKPINVAEDPHTGEFVRRHHVDLKTGMYRGRQVIEPKGS; translated from the coding sequence ATGGCGGTACCGAAAAAGAAAGTGTCGCGCATGCGGCGCAACAACCGGCGCAGCCACCATGCGCTCAAGCCCATCAATGTCGCCGAGGATCCCCATACCGGCGAATTCGTCCGCCGGCACCACGTCGATCTGAAGACGGGGATGTATCGCGGCCGCCAGGTGATCGAGCCCAAGGGCAGCTGA
- a CDS encoding membrane protein, translating into MLRRLYDWTMTKAASPHAPMWLAFVSFLESSVFPIPPDVMLLPMGLARRERAIAYAVLATVASVAGALVGYAIGHFLWEAVGQPVIAFYGYEPAFARFQAEFKRYGELLVLVFGVTFFPFKVITIASGVVEMNPAAFLASAAVARALRFLPEGWLLWRFGPPIQAFIERRLVWLASAFVVLLVLGFLLVGWGART; encoded by the coding sequence GTGCTGCGCCGGCTTTACGACTGGACGATGACGAAGGCGGCGAGTCCGCATGCGCCCATGTGGCTCGCCTTCGTTTCCTTTCTCGAATCCAGCGTCTTTCCCATACCGCCCGACGTCATGCTGCTGCCGATGGGGCTCGCCCGGCGCGAGCGCGCGATCGCCTACGCCGTGCTCGCCACCGTGGCGAGCGTCGCCGGCGCGCTCGTCGGCTATGCGATCGGCCATTTCCTCTGGGAGGCGGTCGGACAGCCGGTCATCGCGTTCTATGGCTACGAGCCGGCCTTCGCCCGCTTTCAGGCCGAGTTCAAGCGATACGGCGAGCTGCTGGTGCTCGTCTTCGGCGTCACCTTTTTTCCCTTCAAGGTGATCACGATCGCAAGCGGCGTCGTGGAGATGAATCCGGCCGCCTTTCTCGCGAGCGCCGCGGTTGCGCGGGCTCTGCGCTTTCTGCCGGAAGGCTGGCTGCTGTGGCGCTTCGGCCCGCCGATCCAGGCCTTCATCGAACGCCGGCTGGTGTGGCTCGCAAGTGCGTTTGTCGTGCTTCTGGTTCTCGGATTCCTTCTTGTCGGCTGGGGAGCGCGCACCTAG
- a CDS encoding dihydroneopterin aldolase: MAERVKSMVGAAAAWWREPLAYAALAALLIAGALVLEHGFGYLPCELCHWQRYPYYALLVVGLPYAGLRLAGRRTWIAERAMLALAGLAFLASGAIGAYHAGVEWHWWAGPGRCTGLGTLPDDPEALMAMLGKVKVIPCDEPALTILGLSLAAWNAMIGIAVGIAAVAAALPERKGGARDG, encoded by the coding sequence ATGGCCGAGCGGGTGAAAAGCATGGTCGGTGCGGCAGCCGCATGGTGGCGCGAGCCGCTCGCCTATGCCGCGCTCGCCGCCCTCCTGATCGCCGGCGCGCTCGTGCTGGAGCACGGCTTCGGCTATCTGCCCTGCGAGCTGTGCCACTGGCAGCGCTACCCCTATTACGCGCTGCTGGTCGTCGGCCTGCCCTATGCGGGCCTGCGGCTTGCCGGGCGGAGGACGTGGATCGCGGAACGCGCGATGCTGGCGCTTGCGGGTCTGGCCTTCCTCGCAAGCGGCGCGATCGGCGCCTATCACGCCGGTGTCGAATGGCACTGGTGGGCCGGGCCCGGGCGATGCACGGGCCTCGGGACCCTTCCGGATGATCCGGAGGCGCTGATGGCCATGCTGGGCAAGGTGAAGGTCATTCCCTGCGACGAGCCGGCGCTGACCATCCTGGGGCTGTCGCTTGCCGCCTGGAACGCCATGATCGGGATCGCCGTCGGCATCGCCGCGGTTGCTGCTGCGCTGCCGGAACGGAAAGGAGGGGCGCGCGATGGCTGA